The genomic DNA CCGCTCCAGTCGGCCGAGGGGCCGATCGAGGAGGAGATGGGCCTGGTGCGCGTCATCCTGCCCGCTCCCGACGGCAGCCAGCGCGCGGTCATCAGTCTCCGGACCGGTCCCGCCACCGCCCGGCTGGCCATCCCGCAGCCTCCTGGCATGGACTACAACGCCGGTGACCTGGTCGTCTTCGACCCGCAGCTGCTGGAGCCGGTCCCGGAGAGCGCGGAGGAGCAGGAGAACTTCATCCCGCCGTTCGCCGCGGTGAGCATGCTCCGCCCAGGTGGCTACACCAGCTGGTTCTTCGACGGGGCGGCTCCCAGCGAGGCCGACTGGACCGAGTTCAACGAGGTCCTGGCCGAGCGCGGCTGGCCGATGTGGGTCTACAGCGACGAGAACTACACCGTGAGCCACCCGACCTCGGGTGAGCGGCTGCAGGGGGTGTTCGGCTGGATCGCGGTCCCGCCGGATGTCACGCCGGTCGAGGTCGACGCGCTGCTCGACGACGCCACCGAGCGCTGGGTGCACCCGCTGGCCTGGCTCGACCTGGCCAAGGCCGTTGACGTCGAGGTGGAGCGGCACGAGCGCATCACCAAGGAGTACGGCCTGTAGGGACGGTTCCGGCGGCCGAAGGTCCCGGACACATCGCACCGCTCATGAGGGAACCCCCTCATGGGCGGTGTGCTCTCCATCTCTAGAATCTCATTCTGTCATTCTGTGCGGTGGGTTCCGCGCCGAGGAGGAGGATCTGGATGCTGGACCGATTCCGGTTGGACGGCAAGGTCGCGATCGTCACCGGAGCGTCCTCGGGGCTCGGCGTCGCGTTCGCGCGCGGCCTGGCCGAGGCGGGGGCGGACATCGTCATCGGTGCGCGCCGCAAGGAACGCCTTGAGGAGACCCGCGCCCTGGTCGAGGAGACCGGCAGGCGATGTGTCGCCGCGGTGACCGACGTGACCCGCCCGGAGGACTGCCGGTCGCTGGTCGAGACGGCGGTCGCGGAGCTGGGCGCGGTGGACATTCTGATCAACAACGCCGGTGTCGGTACCGCGGTGCCCGCGCTCAAGGAGACTCCCGAGCAGTTCCGGCAGGTGGTGGAGATCAACCTGTACGGCACCTACTGGATGGCCCAGGCCTGTGCCCGGGTCATGCGGCCCGGCTCCTCCATCGTCAACGTCGGCAGTGTCCTGGGGGAGACGACGGCGGGCCTGCCGCAGGCCGCCTACAGTTCCTCCAAGGCGGCGGTCGTCGGGCTCACCCGTGACCTGGCCCAGCAGTGGACCGGTCGGCGCGGCATCCGGGTCAACTGCGTCGAGCCCGGCTTCTTCGCCTCGGAGATGACCGAGCAGTACGCCGAGGGATACCTGGCGCGGCAGCTTGAGCACCGTGTGCTGATGGGGCGCCCCGGCGATCCGGCCGAGCTCGTCGCGGCGGCGATCTTCCTTGCCTCCGACGCGGGATCCTACGTGACCGGGGCCGTGATCCCAGTGGACGGCGGAATCCTCGTCACCTGAAACGCGGTCTC from Streptosporangium sp. NBC_01756 includes the following:
- a CDS encoding SDR family NAD(P)-dependent oxidoreductase, yielding MLDRFRLDGKVAIVTGASSGLGVAFARGLAEAGADIVIGARRKERLEETRALVEETGRRCVAAVTDVTRPEDCRSLVETAVAELGAVDILINNAGVGTAVPALKETPEQFRQVVEINLYGTYWMAQACARVMRPGSSIVNVGSVLGETTAGLPQAAYSSSKAAVVGLTRDLAQQWTGRRGIRVNCVEPGFFASEMTEQYAEGYLARQLEHRVLMGRPGDPAELVAAAIFLASDAGSYVTGAVIPVDGGILVT